The genome window gtggagctcgcgcctgcctcgcctcggccactagagccccgaaccccactcgccctctccccctccctcatttgcgcacctgccgacccctcttccacctctccctcgctgcgcgcacgccagagcgccgccgccacgaatccccgccgtcccgagctcgtttcccggccgccgttggagctccgccgtgtccattgccacggtgagcttcgccccggcgtccgcaacccggaacgcgctccAATTTCCCCTTCCCCTTCCTATTTCTCtcggcccgcgctcacccgccgtcctccgtgcagccgccaccgtcgacccgggccgccgtcgcgtcatcgccgccaccgaggagtccccggagcccgccttgaggtaaagaacctctcccggcCCTATtgacctttgttttgctctctgctgcgcttaattcctcgccggagttgttcaacgccgccgccgagccgctttgctgtagaccgcccccctccggtgcccctgccccgacccagaccccaccaaaggattccccgtgccctccccaaccttcccggcctctccggtcgccccagagacccgcAGAGCCCCTGCgctcctcgtctccggcgagttctccgccgcgggacGGGCGCCGTCGCCTCTGCTGGCCGGAGGTGAAGGTAGAAGCCAGCCGCCAGATCTCCGCCGTCCATCATAGATCGGACGGTCCTGTTTCAAATAGCCCGAACCCAACCTCAGCCGTTCGcccaagatccaacggcccagagccgtttcccccgcgccccgcctccctgccagttgggccccgcctgtcagcccgcctgcGCCCCGCGCTGCTCGcccgaccccgcctgtcagcccgcctgcGCCCCGCGCTGCTCGcccgaccccgcctgtcagcccgcctgcGCCCCGcgttgcccgcccggtcccgcctgtcagccgccgcgctcgcgctgcccgccggccccgcctgtcagccacccaggccgccgcgcgctcgcgcgcccgcccgcaggatctaatcctggccgtccgactGAGATCTAACGGCTATTAAcgtccgataccccttcgcccgcgcgttttcttaaagagccccccggttttctggaaattgaacccgccgtccctggtttcttatAGTTAGGTCcttggaccttttatttaattcaaaataggtccttagggtatatttttaacccctaaacttgtaaaattcataactttgccatatgaactccaaattaggtgcttcaaattgcaaaatgttcataatattattatctatctgtttatgcaatgttttccTGCTGTTTctatgtcccaattaatagttgatcctTAGGGTAAAATCAATGTTATGGGAAActtatttgagataaataaaagatagtagactttaataaaagttggagcacttaagtttatggacttaacactatgtaatgatttaacccccacccctgacttaaacctgattagtggataatgaatcactttgtatagtcctctactccAGACCTAGAGaataccagagtgcctatcccttttctattatgaacttgtgatctctctctgctgcatatgtttggtatattgtttttgcttgttatttcccaagtgcatagtgtgaatgattactttacgtagacaacgagcagtctgtgtttcccgaggaagttgcagaggaagtccctgatcagcagtttggtgaaggcaagtgtcctctgacccattatgtcctattcacttataacttactatcccgcattacttacttgaaacctaaggattgactagctttacactttactttatccttgatgaccttatggttagcattctgctattgccttaacttaatcaatgaacatgatgtgactatttatgatactgttaccctgatgatgttgatgatcttgtgatactctagggggctcaggctgtttcctgagtacctctccgtaaggacctgttcgttgagagaccacccgggataacagtgcaaccatgagggtgaaatggggcgcccttagctaattaattagaggaactagaggtgtagttgcttcgccgtcgtgccgtcaatggggtccaggcacagtgcttgctctgccgaggctgagtgccgaggttctttcgttttgcttttgttagtcactctcctgcggggaggagtactgtgtttatcaaactggagaaacctaacgggcagctatgatctctagggaatctttgtaacagctacgtagtgataccctgccggaccacctaggtagtggtcaatggggattagctctccccgggcagaaagggaatcatgactcatgggtaaagtgtgcgacctctgcagagggtagtgaaactgatatatcagccgtgctcacggttaagagcagccttgggatcctctttgattagagatacagatggttcgaggtacagggattatgttatggttttggttcgaatatgatgatgttgttcctcgatgaggaaatggttcatgggattggttaatgctaaaatctggcttctactaatgataaatacctgaccaactaaaagcaactgcttgagcctaaccccacataaagctagtccacttcagccaaacgggacatttgctgagtacgttgatgtgtactcatccttgctttaccaccaaacaccaggttgtccgcattgtaaccactgctcaggagaaggcgaagccgtggaaggagacttccaggagttccaagactacgacgaattctaggtgtgggttggcggcaacccccagtcagctgcctgtgaaggccttatctttactgtgtttcgctagcactttgatttaactgttaacttgatgactatgtggatgtctatgactctgtgatgtaataagttaatactcttttatgttattattcgagcattgtgcgacgatgttcatttatgtaatcgctgtgtacgtgagttctgatcctggcacgtacatagttcgcattcggtttgccttccaaaaccgggtgtgacaccgcaCGACCTGGGCGTCTGGGGCTGAACGAAAGATGCGGACGTGGGGATGGACGCGTCGTGCGGACGGCTACCAGAGCCCTCCTCTGTGTAATGCATAATAAAGGAGAAGCAAATAGAACATAAAAGTTGCGCTTTCAGGCAGCACCAAATACGTGTGTCCAGTTTGTTCCAGAAACTGTGTGTGTGAGTGAAGCTCTTCGCTTCTGCTGAGTTCGAGTGTTCGCCGGTGCCGTTCATTGCTGTTCAGGCCCAACAAtaggtatcagagccaggttggCCCAGTGCACTCTTAAACAAATCTCGGCTCACAATGTGTGAGGGGGAGATTattgggaatagtcccacattgtgtggtgagagtgagaaagcatggtttatatggttgagggtgcaaccgctgaaaggctagctttttgggggagtgttggcccaagagacctaaaagcccgctgctatacgtgcgggcgcgtgtgtcgcggcccgacagcctgggtgggcgcgccgtgtgtgcgggcggccccgACGGACACGCCATGTGTCGGCAGTCCGGTTCCAACATAAAAGACCAACAAAGGAACAAGTGCGTGCATCGTTTGACAACAGTTATAGATTATAGAAACAGATACTGACATCTAGTAGTTGGCATTTTGTTTATCCAATTGTTTTGAGTTTGTATTTTGTGCAATGCACTCATATCTTTATACTACTTAGGGGATTGAGTTGGTGGTGGACCTTGGTGATTTTTTGTTAATTGATCTTGTGCATGCATGAACTTTGTTCCTTGGAGGATGTCTTTGGAGAATGGGATTGTTAGTGATTTAGTGCACGCATATATTCATATGGCTTATGATGTACTCCCTCTATTTCAAATTGTATGTTATTTTAGTTTTGTCCTAAGACAATCGTCTAACTTTGGCCAAATCTATAGAAAAATACATTAACATCTAAAATATCAAATAGATGCACTATCAAAATATATTTCATGGTGTATGTAATGAATCTTTTTGATGTTGTAGATGTTTGTGTATTTTTCTATAAACTTGGTTAAAGCTACAAAAGTGTAGGACAAACCTGAAATGACTTACAATTTGGAATAAAGTAGTAGTTCTTTGTGGCTTACACACTATGAATTTCATATGTGATTTTCAGATAGAATTGAGCTTCAAGCAATATAGAATTGAGCTTCAACATTGCTTGATGAAATCTATTAATGTATAGGCAAGCTTGTTAAAAGTTTAGGTTGAGATTATCATCACATATATAATAACCTTTTAGCAGTGTGCATTTTGACTTACTGGAATTTTCTAAATTAATGAAACTCCTAACAACATTCATGTTACCTGCATTAGAGTAAAAGCAATCTTGTCGATAGAGTTATGAACTCCTGTTCCTGTCAACGACTTTGGTATTTTTATCAAAGTATCGAGTAGAACGCACAATTGTATTAGTCGTACCAGAGAGGCTTGTAGTCTTGTGAGATCACATCAACCGCGTTTATGGTGTGGCCACCACCATTTATTAGAGGGAACGAGGCTTTCGACAATCGAAAACTCGATAGTGAAGGCATCGAAGAGCATCCGGGAGAGCCCACACCAAAGCACCACTTACGCGTGGAGAAGGTCCGGGACTATCCATGGAGTTTCATGACCATTGTGTTAGGGTCCAATGTCTCTTAGGGTGTGTTTGATTGTGGGACAGCTAGGACGAGATCGTCCCCTGATGTcctctctcgtccctccaattttgagggacaACAGGGGACAACACTAGATAGTACTGTCCTAACCCTTGACCTAGAACCAAACAACCTAATTTGAGGGATCGTCCCATCCCATCCCgtcctgtcattgcaaccaaacacaCTAGCTTAGTAGTGTCATCACTAGCCGTTGCCGATCGTTGGGTAAGCCCGTATAATCTGACGTCTACTGTCGGACCTAGGGATGTAATTGGATCAGATATGGACGTATATTACTCGTTTCATATTTATTTTCAAATTTCTGTTCGGACTCGTATCAAATACAGATATTATCGAGTTATGAATATCGACATCTTAAATATTCAACTTCAAGAATACGAATATGAATATAAATCGGATACGAATCGGATATTGAATACCCGGACTTGATACAGATTAGATCTCAGCcctcttagggcttgttcggttaggagTGGATTGGAATGAAGTGGATTGCAGGGGATTAAATCCCTCGCTAGTCAAAAActcaaaattgaatagaaggggatttaatccccctcaatcccctttgttccccatgcaaacgaacaaggccttagagaTTGTTTAGTTAGGAGTGGATTAAAAGGGATTGGAGGAAATCAAATCCTTTAAAAACTCGACCTGCAGGGGGTAAGACAACCCCAgggcattatattaagaagaccttctcacacaggtcgagaaaacctTCGATCCCCTACCCCACCCATACATAGCGGcaccgtagcccatgtgagaaacGTCCGTTACCGGGACTGGACCTTAGACCTATGCTCTGGCGTGGGACAGACAAGGAAGTTTTTTAACCAATTTTTTCTCCCAAGGGGAGTCGAACCTATGAcctaaggagtgctactcagacgacctaaccaactcagctagaagcTCTTTTGTAGGGAATTAAATCCCTTgctagtcaaaattgaatagaaagggatttaatcccctcaatctcctctggtccccatgcaaccgaacaaggccttagacaAACCGAATTCGAATACAGACGGATAATATTCATGCTATTTATATCCCTAGTCGAACTAGTCTGTTGCCCTATTTCACTCTATGGAACCTTTCAGCATGATTGTCAGACTCTATTGCAATGGTCCGAAGCCTTCTATGAGTGTTAACAGTGGGAAACTTTGGTCTGACACCCTTGCCTGGCCTTGGTGGGTTCGACACATGTGTCGGAAGCTTATTGTTTTTATGCCGGTTAGGGTTGTATTCAACCATATGGTTCAACGCTTCCCTCGGAAATGGTTCGATGTCTCGATTTGACGcctgcaaacctttctcttgcttcATTTCTTCGTTATCTTTTCGACTGACTCGGTTCCATTTCGTGTCTTAGATTCTTGCATGTTTTTGTAGGTCTTCAACGAGTCTTCTAATGTCTTTTTTGAGGTGTTGATCATCTGGATCACCACTTTGCCTTTGTCCAAGTCTACTCTGCATTCTTTGAACTATAACCAAAGACACTAGCAAATAATGTTAGTCCAAATGGTTATGATGAAACACCAAAACTTTAAATATCAATGAACATCGGAACATCAATGCCTATTAGTTCAGCTCGGAACATTGCACATGCTATTACTAATTAGTTTAATAGATTTTACAAATATGGCTTAATATAATGTAAGTAATTGTTTGAAAGTAACATTTTATCATAATGTTTGTGCAATCCCTTTCGGGTGTTTTGAGTGCAATTATAGACTGTAAGAAGTGCTTCTTTGTTCTGTGATCAATCTGGAAAAGGGTATTAAAATAATTCTATCTTCTGGATTGCAGCCTCTTGCTCGAATGGGTGCTACGGTTACTGCAATTGATGTTGTTGACAAGAATATAAAGATTGCAAGTATTCATGCGGTATGTGCAAAATCTTGATCATGTAATATGAATTtaggtttgtttgtttgtttgtctcAAGAGTTAGTTTTGGCTTTTATAAGCACAATAATCAGTAACTTCACTATTCCTTCAGTCAATGATTCTTTGTTCTTATCTTCTCAGGCATCTGATCCAACAACTGCTTCGATTGAGTATTGTTGTGCAACAGCTGGTACTTTCCTCCCTCCATGTACCTATTGTATCTGTTGAACAATGATAGATGAGCTACTGAGTTGATCCTGGGAGTTCTTTTCCATTGACACCAtactttgatgtaatcttttacaAGGAATAAGGTCCTTAGTTCGCATGTGGGTTAAGCTGTGCAGATTATTTACTGTAAACTTTGCTAATACTTAATGTGGTTACATTTTTAATGCATTGTATTGTATGTAGAACTAGTCATAGCACAAAATAAAGAGCATTACCTTTCAAATTTTGATGAGACTGAATTTGGATATCAAAGTTATCCATTCCTGATATTTCTTATGACTGTGACTAGAAGAAATTTATATGAGAACTGTTTATATGCAGAGGGACTGGTAAAAGAGAAAAGGTTGTTTGATGCTGTAATTTCTCTTGAGGTATGCATACTTTTGGTTCCATCAGTAtttatcctctccatcaaaataatATGGAGTAGccgtttcaataatactgaaaaaGACCATGGTGGTCCTGCACTTTATTGCTTGGAGCTTTCTGTTTGCACCATCTTGTTTATCTGATTGAGCATAATTACTTATTAGAAATATTAGATCATAGGACGACAATGCTTTTGTGTGTATTAGCCATAAGAGAATATATTTATACTTGTATTAGTTTGTTCAtaaagttacataagactaatttACTTCACATACATCTGGATATTAGCACTGTGTGTACATCAACATAACTCATCATGAGAAACTTGTGAAATGTGAAACAGAATATCAGCATGCATGCTTATTCTGAACAATATAATCTTTAgatcatgtgaccactgccttttTTTGTTGTTGGGGTGGGGGTCATTTAGCTTACAGCTTTGTTAACCCATGTAATTTGGATCTGTAATATGGATTGAACTTTGTATGTCTTACAGGTGATTGAGCATGTCGCCAATCCTTTGGAGTTCTGTGAATCCCTCTCGGCTTTGACAATTCCTAATGGTGCCACTGTGATTTCCACAATCAACCGATCAATGCGAGCATATGCCACTGCAATAGTTGCTACTGAGTATATCCTCAGATGGGTTAGTATCTAGCTTTCTTTCATGTTTTGGAATCATTTTCTGGGATCAATAAATTTTGTTGGGTAGCCCATTGTATTGGAGAAATACGCTTGCTTAGTGACGTTTTGACTCGAGTGGAACTTGTAGACTGGACTCTGACAGCTAATGCTTCTTATGAACTTGAGCTATAACAAATCAGTATTTCAAATCTATTAAATATTCAGTTATGTTGTAAAGGACATGGTAGTTCTATACTTCTATTCTTCCTAACATATGATGTCACGGACTGCACATCTAGAGTGCCCCCCTTGTTCTGTGCAGCTACATGTTTCTGTAGGTTCGGTTGTCATAATCTGTCTTTAGATCCATAAACCAGTGGTTTACGCCCCTCAAAGTTGGTCTGGTTTGAAGACTTTGTTTCAAATTTGAAACTCTTTATTATGATCTAACGAAGAGAACCTGTGAGCTAATCCATCATCATTCTATCAAGGCCATGTCAGTTTAGGCTTCTGGTTTTCTGATATTTTGTTGCCCAGGTTAGAATCCAGTAATGGCCCTAGACGGTTAAGAGCTCCCACTTCTCCAGAGAAACATCCATGCTATGATGTTCTACAGTTATACTGGCATAGCTTTTCTTGAGGTGGACTACTAATGCAGCTTAAGATTGATATCTCATTCTGAGCTTTTGTACCTGTGTAGCTTCCTAGAGGCACACATGAGTGGTCCAAACTGGTTACCCCGGAGGAGCTTGTCCTAATGCTGCAAAAGGCTTCCGTCTCCGTAAATTTTCAGCCACTGTATCACACTGAGTTTGACTGTAAGTTGTGTTGCTGATATCTTGACATCTATCCTCAGGTCGAAGAGATGGCAGGGTTCGTTTACAATCCGTTGAGCGGAGAATGGTCCCTGTCAGATGATATCAGTGTGAACTACATTGCTTTTGGCGTCAAGAAGGGCGAGGCATCATCGACAAATGACAGAGAAGCAAATTTATCATAGCTGAAGAAAAACACGTGACCTTGAATTGTCGGGCATCATTTTCAGAGGACCAATTCATGTCACTGAAATCTTACTGCTAAGGATGCAACCAAGTAGCAGAAGATAATTCTCTTGCTCTTTTTAGTCTTGGAAACTGGAGCTTGTGGAGTGATGCTTCCTGGAAGCGCCATTGAGAAGTCAAGTTGACAACACGTGACTGCTAACAAGTAGAGCTATCTGCCTTTTTTGGGTAATGTTTCAGGCAGTTTTTCTCAATTTTGTGGCAATCACTGATCTAAATAAAAATACTACTACACTGCTGTACGTGAAAACTGAACAGATTTGCTGTCTGGAAATGTAACTATTTTTAACAGTTAagaggtgtttgaatgcactaagcTAATAGGTATTAAGCTAATAGGTAGTTGTCTAAAAAATTGCTAGggtaattagctagctaacaaatagctactAATTATTATATAATTTGCTAAAAGTAGCTGATAGCCGAATTATTAGCTAGTCTATTAAATGTCTTTAGCTAATTTTAACCGCTAATTATTAGTTTATTACATTTAAACACCATCTAAATGCATGTGCAGCTCTTTAGCTGGTCAAAGACCGTTACTTAAATCCACGAACTTTGAAATGCACTTGCGTGCCACTTACATGTCGGCGTACCGGTGCGTACCGTCGCCAGATGATGAGCTAGCGCCTGCGATTCCGTTATATTATTATAGGTTGCTGATCGGTGGTCGCGTGGTCTCTTTGGAAGGAACGGATTAACGGAATAGGAAAAGCAATCCCACGCCAAAACCGCGTCGGTGCTTCTAGTTGTAGTGCTCTACTGCTCTTATTACACTACAACACGTACGCAGGCACCCGGCCAGTCCACGCGTCCTCAGCTCGGCTGCCTAGACGACGGACGGACACGTAGCTGCGACGTGTCGAAAACTGCCAGATCCAACACGTTGCACACATGTATCGTCTATAAATAAACAGATCCGGCCTCGTCCATTTCATCCATCGCATCTCGTGCAGTGACACAAGTGAGCTCAGTAAAGCCAGCCAAAGTTCAGAAGAAGCGAGCGAGCAGGAGGAGGACAGGAAGTATGGCGCACTACCAGCAGGGGAGGCGGCAGCAAGTGGACGAGTACGGCAACCTGGTCCCTGGGGGCCACGGTGTCCAGGGCCAGCAGCTGGGTGAATCCGCCGGCGGGTACGGCGTCGCAGGCACCGGCAGCTACGGCGGCCAGCAGCAGGCCGGGTATGGCCCCACGGGCACCGGCACGCATGACACCAGGGGCTATGGCGGCTCGGGCCATCCGGGTTACGGGGTTACCGGAACGGGGGTCCACGACGCCGGTGGCCCAGGTGCGTATGGAGCAGCCACGGGCACGAGAGCCCACGACACTCATGGCGGCGTGACCGGGATCCAGGACGGCGCCGCCGGCCTCACCGGTGGTGGTCTGCATGGCGCAATAGGCATGGGTACGACTGCCGGTACTGGCGCGCACGGTGCCACCGGAATGCTTGACACGGGGGTCTTAGGCGGCGGAGGGCACGCGGCCACCGGCATGCCCGCCGGCCACGGCACGCGTCCCGGCGCCACAGGCGTAGCTGGAACCGGCGGCGCGTTCCCCCATGCAGCTGAGCACAAGACGGGCGGCGGCATCCTtcgccgctccggcagcagctccAGCTCCAGCAGCTCGGTGCGTTTCGTTGCTCCATCGCAATATTCTCGTCCGCCTATATCCACTCCCACACCATGCATGTGCATGCAGTACCTGGTTGTTGCATGTTCTCTCCATGCAGTCATCTGAAGACGATGGCATGGGTGGGCGCCGAAAGAAGGgcctgaaggagaagatcaaggagaAAATGCTAGGAGGCCACAGGGAAGGCCAGGGCCAGGCGACGGCCACCGGCGCGTACGGCGGGACAGGGTACGTGGCTGGGCTGACGACCGGAGGCCCCCACGAGAAGAAGGGTGTGGTGGAGAAGATCAAGGAGAAGATCCCAGGCGGCCACAAGGACTACGACCAGCATCAGCACACCACCGCGGCAACCGGTGGCGGCGGTGGCTATGGCGGAACCACCGACACGACGTATGGGACGACGACTGAGGGTACGCACGAGAAGAAGGGCTTCATGGAGAAGATCAAGGAGAAACTCCCCGGTCAGCACTAAGCAACTGCCTCTCCCGGCTGACGACTGCCGATAACTACATGTATACAGAATAAACAAAGCAATGAAGAATAAGCGGCAGCTACGAACGTATGTGTTGTGTGTTTGCATTGTAACCACCTCAGTTCATGATCCTGTGTGTGTGTTAATGTGATGAAGTAGAAGGAATGAGATGTAAGTTACACTTTTATTATGCTTCCGAGTCAAATCTTATTATCATGGATATGCAGAGGTTCTACATTTTTAGGGTGCCCTGAGATCTTCCGGTCTATAACAGGTCTATAGCAGCAACAAAGATGAAATACATGGGTTCGACGAAAATGGGGAAAAGAATATAAATCATCCCTGCAAATTCGTGTGTAAACGACCTGAGCAATAGAGCTAATATATCTCCCGCTCACGTGTAATTGGCATATCTCCCGCTCACATGTGTAATTGGCAAAGGGAGCACCactcattttagatctaacgtctcttTAGTATATTTTGACCCTCCAAACAGTATATTTTGTTtattttagatctaacgtctaTTTTGACCCTCCAAACAGTATAACGTTGGAGGTGTGTTTTGACCCTCCAAACAGTATATTTTGTTAAGGACACTCTTTAAACAGTATATTTTGTTAAGGACACTCTTTAAATGTTGGAGGTGTGTAGTAGTAGaaggtgttatttgtaaattAAGGATTAAGGACACCCTCTAAACGTTGGAGGTGTTTAGTAGTAGaaggtgttatttgtaaattAAGGACACCCTCCAAACGTTTGAGGTGTGTAGTAGTGAAAGGTGTTATTTATAAATTGAATGATCAACTAGACGTTAAATCTAAAATTTGGGGTGCCCTGAGATCTTCCGGCCTATAGCAGCAACAAAGATGAAATACATGGGGAAGGGAATATGAATCATCCCTGCAAATTCGTGTGTAAACGACCTGAGCAATAGAGCTAATATATCTCTCGCTCacatgttgtcggggaccataattaggggtacccccaagactcctaatctcagctggtaacccccattagcacaaagctgcaaaggcctgatgggcgcaattaaggtcaaggctcagtccgctcaagggacacgatctcgcctcgcccgagcccagcctcgggcaaaggcagccgaccccggaggattcgcgtctcgcccgagggccctctcaagcaacggacacaccttcggccatcccgaggcccagtcttcgcagagaagcaaccttggccagatcgccacgccaaccgaccaaatcgcaggagcatttaatgcaagggtcgcctgacaccttatcctgacgcgcgctctttagtcgacagagccgaagtgaccgcagtcacttcgccgctccactaaccggcctgacaagaaaacagcgtcgcctgcgtcgctccgactgttgtgccactcgacagagtgaggctgacagcagctaagtccagcctcgggcgccataggaagctctgcctcgctcgaccccagggctcggacacagcctcggctccggaagacgacgaactccgcctcgcccgaccctagggctcggactcagcctcggctccggacgacgacgaactccgccccgcccgaccccagggctcggacacagcctcggctccgtacgacgatggactccgcctcgcccgaccctagggctcggactcaacctcgacctcggaagacgggctccgcctcgcccgacctcaggggtcggactcagcctcgacctcggaagacggattcgacctcgacctcagaggagcctccgcctcgcccgacctagggctcggaccgaccacgtcacagggggcgccatcattaccctacccctaactagctcaggctacggggaacaagaccggcgtcccctctggttcgccccggtaaacaaataatgatggcgcctcgcgtgctccatgacgacggcgctcagccccttacggaagcaaggagacgtcagtaaggactcgacagccccgacaactgtccttccgcagggctccagctctcctccgacgaccacgacatcacatgaacagggtgccaaaacctctccgactgccacgacggcatgtacttagggctctagctcctctctgctagacacgttagcacattgctacacccccattgtacacctggaccctctccttacgcctataaaaggaaggtccagggctctcgtacgagaaggttggccacgcgggaggacgggccgacgcgcaaggctctcccacgcgaacgcttgtaaccccctactgcaagcgcacccgacctgggcgtagggcaacacgaaggccgcgggtttcccctttgcctgtttcttccccccttcgtgctccgcctcgcgccgacccatctgggctggggcacgcgacgacaatttactcgtcggtccagggaccccccggggtcgaaacgctgacagttggcgcgccaggtaggggcctgctgcgtgttgacgaacagcctcccgtcaagctccagatgggtagtctccagcaacctttccaacccgggacgatgctccatttcgggagtcttgagttcatgtccctcgacggcagctacgacatg of Zea mays cultivar B73 chromosome 8, Zm-B73-REFERENCE-NAM-5.0, whole genome shotgun sequence contains these proteins:
- the LOC109941990 gene encoding cold shock protein CS66 produces the protein MAHYQQGRRQQVDEYGNLVPGGHGVQGQQLGESAGGYGVAGTGSYGGQQQAGYGPTGTGTHDTRGYGGSGHPGYGVTGTGVHDAGGPGAYGAATGTRAHDTHGGVTGIQDGAAGLTGGGLHGAIGMGTTAGTGAHGATGMLDTGVLGGGGHAATGMPAGHGTRPGATGVAGTGGAFPHAAEHKTGGGILRRSGSSSSSSSSSSEDDGMGGRRKKGLKEKIKEKMLGGHREGQGQATATGAYGGTGYVAGLTTGGPHEKKGVVEKIKEKIPGGHKDYDQHQHTTAATGGGGGYGGTTDTTYGTTTEGTHEKKGFMEKIKEKLPGQH
- the LOC103635598 gene encoding ubiquinone biosynthesis O-methyltransferase, mitochondrial, whose protein sequence is MLRRALLSSVSPLHGTVRIPSPSYSPIQALLAQWSRYASVVSSSAPPPLPPPPPSPPRGPSRSSGGGPTSSSLNPAEVAKFASIAETWWDSSGPFKPLHVMNPTRLSFICSTLCRHFRRDPNSSKPLEGLKVIDVGCGGGILSEPLARMGATVTAIDVVDKNIKIASIHAASDPTTASIEYCCATAEGLVKEKRLFDAVISLEVIEHVANPLEFCESLSALTIPNGATVISTINRSMRAYATAIVATEYILRWLPRGTHEWSKLVTPEELVLMLQKASVSVEEMAGFVYNPLSGEWSLSDDISVNYIAFGVKKGEASSTNDREANLS